In Akkermansia muciniphila, one DNA window encodes the following:
- a CDS encoding pseudouridine synthase has product MSEEQHGSEENGGIRINKFLASCGIDSRRVADRLIGEGRVEVNGKVIDTPGMRVTEKDFVKVDGRHMTPMEEVVVLLNKPRGYVCSREAQGAIGTVYDLLPPRLRHLNYVGRLDADSEGLLIMTNKGELTQVLSHPTGGIEKEYWVTVDQNFDNSVLMQFLRGVRIPEGNARAKYVCRASARRACIVLEQGLKRQVRQMFQCLGLRVRKLVRVRIGSLWGGDLEPGSWKFLDDADVALTLKNPPRQRKYLGASQLVAGGGAKGEQAGRGVDSDEDYVFNPEDFEAGDSYEPTPEMKTRFVETEDEREVKEDGYFRGDSGFRSRDRRGDFHRREGGFQRRESGFGRDRREGGSQRQEGGFRENRREGGFQRRESGFGRDRREGGFQRREGGFRENRREGGFQRRESSFGRDRREGGFQRQEGGFRENRREGGFQRRESGFGRDRREGGFQRREGGFRKPGFGGRSSGSFSRGNRGH; this is encoded by the coding sequence ATGAGTGAAGAACAACATGGCTCCGAAGAAAACGGAGGTATCCGCATTAATAAATTCCTGGCCTCCTGCGGCATTGATTCCCGCCGGGTGGCCGACAGGCTGATTGGAGAAGGGCGCGTGGAAGTGAACGGGAAGGTTATCGATACGCCTGGGATGAGGGTGACGGAGAAGGATTTCGTGAAGGTGGACGGTCGCCATATGACCCCTATGGAGGAGGTTGTAGTGCTGTTGAACAAGCCCCGCGGGTATGTATGCAGCCGAGAAGCGCAGGGAGCCATAGGCACTGTTTATGACCTGCTGCCGCCGCGCCTGCGCCATCTGAATTACGTTGGACGGCTGGATGCTGATTCCGAAGGTCTTCTGATTATGACGAATAAGGGGGAATTGACCCAGGTCCTTTCCCATCCTACCGGCGGCATTGAAAAGGAATATTGGGTGACGGTAGATCAGAATTTTGATAATTCCGTACTGATGCAGTTTTTGCGCGGCGTACGCATTCCGGAAGGAAATGCCAGGGCCAAATATGTTTGCCGCGCTTCCGCGCGCCGTGCCTGCATTGTTCTGGAACAGGGGTTGAAGCGTCAGGTGCGTCAAATGTTCCAGTGTCTGGGCCTTCGCGTCCGCAAGTTGGTGCGCGTGCGCATCGGCTCCCTGTGGGGGGGGGATTTGGAACCCGGGAGCTGGAAATTTCTGGATGACGCGGATGTGGCTCTGACGCTGAAGAATCCTCCCCGCCAGCGTAAATACCTGGGTGCTTCCCAGCTTGTCGCCGGAGGTGGCGCCAAGGGTGAGCAGGCAGGAAGAGGTGTTGATTCCGATGAAGATTATGTGTTTAATCCGGAAGATTTTGAAGCAGGGGATTCTTATGAACCTACTCCGGAAATGAAGACTCGTTTTGTAGAGACGGAGGATGAACGTGAAGTCAAGGAAGATGGATATTTCCGGGGAGATTCCGGCTTCCGTTCCCGTGACCGCCGCGGAGATTTTCATCGTCGTGAAGGTGGGTTCCAACGCCGTGAAAGCGGTTTTGGTAGAGACCGCCGCGAAGGAGGTTCCCAGCGTCAGGAGGGCGGTTTCAGGGAAAACCGTCGAGAAGGAGGATTCCAACGCCGTGAAAGCGGTTTTGGTAGAGACCGCCGCGAAGGAGGTTTCCAGCGTCGAGAGGGCGGCTTCAGGGAAAACCGTCGTGAAGGAGGGTTCCAACGTCGTGAAAGCAGTTTTGGTAGAGACCGCCGCGAGGGAGGGTTTCAGCGTCAGGAGGGCGGTTTCAGGGAAAACCGTCGTGAAGGAGGATTCCAACGCCGTGAAAGCGGTTTTGGTAGAGACCGCCGCGAAGGAGGTTTTCAGCGCCGTGAAGGCGGTTTTCGTAAACCGGGCTTTGGAGGCAGGTCTTCCGGCAGTTTTTCCCGCGGAAACAGAGGCCATTAA
- the glgP gene encoding alpha-glucan family phosphorylase translates to MAKSFLPTIFEHPYEIDPKYGKSVAYFSMEYAIDNSFKIYSGGLGYLSGSHMRSAHDLRQNLVGVGILWSYGYYNQIRAEDGSMATQYMRKNYPFLEDHNIKFLIHVCGAPVWVKAYFLNPETFGTAPMFFLSTDLEENDEESRNISRRLYDANGFTRIAQYVLLGKGGARLFDELGVEPEIYHLNEAHGLAAAFHVLAKTGSVEEVRKRFVFTTHTPEEAGNEKMDVNTMNTFSFFDGLSMEQVRAAVGMTDNTFNYTLAALRLSHIANGVSKLHGEVSRQMWKDYEGICPIIHITNAQNQKYWQDPELAEAFQARNKEAFIRRKRALKKALFRMVGEQTGRVFDPNCLTIVWARRFAAYKRPDLVTGNPTMFERMLQRTNYPVQFIWAGKPYPMDHGAIEIFNRLNDMTAKYPRSAVLTGYELGLSRYLKNGSDVWLNNPVVTREASGTSGMSAAMNGSISVSTNDGWICEFAKDGKNCFVIPEAPAHLSPEARDRSDRDNFYNILDDKILPLYYDHNDKWMDIVFNAMTDIYPEFDSDRMADQYYTEMYNS, encoded by the coding sequence ATGGCGAAATCATTTTTACCCACCATTTTCGAGCACCCGTATGAAATAGACCCCAAATATGGGAAAAGCGTTGCGTACTTCTCCATGGAATACGCCATTGATAATTCATTTAAAATCTATTCCGGCGGTCTGGGCTACCTGTCCGGCTCCCATATGCGCAGCGCGCATGACCTGCGCCAGAACCTCGTAGGCGTCGGTATTCTGTGGAGCTACGGCTACTATAACCAGATCCGTGCGGAAGACGGGTCCATGGCTACGCAATACATGCGTAAAAACTACCCGTTCCTGGAAGATCACAACATCAAATTCCTCATTCATGTCTGCGGAGCGCCCGTCTGGGTAAAAGCCTACTTCCTGAATCCGGAAACATTCGGCACCGCGCCCATGTTCTTCCTTTCCACGGACCTGGAGGAAAATGACGAGGAAAGCCGCAACATCTCCCGCCGCCTGTACGACGCCAACGGATTCACTCGCATCGCCCAGTACGTGCTGCTGGGCAAGGGAGGCGCCCGCCTTTTTGACGAACTGGGCGTTGAACCGGAAATCTACCATTTAAACGAAGCCCACGGCCTGGCTGCAGCCTTCCACGTGCTTGCCAAGACCGGCAGCGTGGAAGAAGTGCGCAAGCGTTTCGTTTTCACCACCCATACCCCGGAAGAAGCCGGCAACGAAAAGATGGACGTAAACACCATGAATACGTTCTCCTTCTTCGACGGGCTCTCCATGGAACAGGTGCGCGCCGCCGTAGGCATGACGGACAATACGTTCAACTACACGCTGGCCGCCTTACGCCTCTCCCACATCGCCAACGGCGTCTCCAAACTCCATGGAGAAGTGTCCCGCCAGATGTGGAAGGACTATGAGGGCATATGCCCCATCATCCATATCACGAATGCCCAGAACCAAAAATACTGGCAGGACCCGGAACTGGCGGAAGCCTTCCAGGCCCGCAACAAGGAAGCGTTCATCCGCCGCAAGCGGGCCCTGAAAAAAGCCCTCTTCCGCATGGTGGGTGAACAAACGGGCCGCGTTTTTGACCCGAACTGCCTCACTATCGTATGGGCGCGCCGTTTTGCGGCCTACAAGCGTCCGGACCTGGTCACCGGCAATCCCACGATGTTCGAACGCATGCTCCAGCGCACCAATTATCCGGTGCAGTTCATCTGGGCCGGCAAACCCTACCCGATGGATCATGGCGCTATTGAAATCTTTAACCGCCTGAACGACATGACGGCCAAATACCCCCGTTCCGCCGTGCTCACCGGCTATGAACTGGGCTTGAGCCGCTACCTGAAAAACGGTTCCGACGTATGGCTCAACAACCCCGTGGTAACCCGGGAAGCCTCCGGAACCTCCGGCATGTCCGCCGCCATGAACGGCTCCATCTCCGTCTCCACCAATGACGGCTGGATCTGCGAATTCGCCAAGGATGGGAAAAACTGCTTCGTCATTCCGGAAGCTCCCGCCCATCTCTCCCCGGAAGCCCGCGACCGCTCCGACCGCGATAACTTCTACAACATTCTGGACGACAAGATTCTTCCCCTCTACTACGATCACAACGACAAGTGGATGGACATCGTTTTCAATGCGATGACAGACATCTATCCCGAATTCGACTCCGACCGCATGGCGGATCAGTACTACACGGAAATGTACAACAGCTAG
- a CDS encoding small basic protein has protein sequence MSKHSSLKATGTVGGKRSVLKRFERVKLLKERGEWKKGQSPLGLPKTKHEA, from the coding sequence ATGTCCAAGCATTCCAGCCTCAAAGCAACCGGTACCGTAGGCGGCAAGCGTTCCGTCCTGAAGCGTTTTGAACGTGTCAAGCTTCTGAAGGAACGCGGCGAATGGAAGAAGGGCCAAAGCCCTCTCGGCCTGCCGAAGACCAAGCATGAAGCTTAA
- a CDS encoding SEL1-like repeat protein, with amino-acid sequence MKKHCKRWLFAGLWGLSLVQCPLLASQDISSPTPAGEENFEVYLSGLREKALHGDPAAARELAVHYDVEGNASETSKWMSEYVSLAEKEANNGDVDSMLALGKLFYAGSRLYPKNLEKARYWFTRAADNGNAAAQYQAAVMAFQGAGGPKDEATAARYYKKSLQTWKKEADDGDSKAALWVALVYERKLVPDSSPEKSVPYLLQAAESGNLTAQGLLAFKYRDGLGVPQDASRAVEWFEKAASRKDLGAVMELGMMFRDGKYLPPDREKALYWFEKGAEWKDPYSMAALADMLLEGAPSAEQAARALALYREAAATGYFPAALKAAELLQNGKGGELDADEAYRLLRRVADATGDPKAMYMLAQVYYTRGDEVQGDSLMKASAQAAYLPAMNRMARLHLLPDSSLPWNPLLSYYYWNQAGEMGDEKAASAAFWLLWGGSGIFLLAVLIIVWRFQRFASRRLAEQQKQEQRASDDA; translated from the coding sequence ATGAAGAAACATTGCAAAAGGTGGCTTTTTGCCGGATTGTGGGGACTGTCTCTTGTTCAGTGTCCACTTCTTGCTTCTCAGGATATTTCCTCTCCGACGCCTGCCGGGGAGGAAAATTTTGAGGTTTACCTGTCCGGTCTCCGCGAAAAAGCTCTGCATGGGGATCCAGCTGCCGCCCGGGAGCTGGCTGTGCATTATGACGTGGAGGGTAATGCGTCGGAAACATCCAAATGGATGTCCGAGTATGTTTCCCTGGCGGAGAAAGAGGCCAATAACGGAGATGTGGATTCCATGCTGGCCTTGGGCAAGCTGTTTTATGCAGGCAGCCGCCTGTACCCAAAAAATCTGGAAAAGGCCCGGTACTGGTTTACCCGCGCAGCTGACAACGGTAATGCCGCGGCACAGTACCAGGCGGCTGTAATGGCTTTCCAGGGAGCAGGAGGGCCGAAGGATGAGGCAACGGCAGCCCGTTATTATAAAAAATCTCTCCAGACGTGGAAGAAGGAGGCTGATGACGGCGACTCCAAGGCAGCGTTATGGGTAGCTCTTGTTTATGAACGAAAGCTGGTTCCGGATAGTTCTCCGGAAAAATCAGTCCCATATCTTCTTCAGGCAGCGGAAAGCGGCAATCTGACGGCACAAGGACTTCTGGCATTTAAGTACCGGGATGGGCTGGGAGTGCCGCAGGATGCGTCCAGGGCTGTGGAATGGTTTGAAAAGGCGGCCTCCCGTAAAGATTTGGGAGCCGTGATGGAACTGGGCATGATGTTCCGGGACGGCAAGTATTTGCCCCCTGACCGGGAAAAGGCCCTTTACTGGTTTGAAAAAGGGGCGGAATGGAAGGATCCGTACAGCATGGCTGCCCTGGCGGATATGCTGCTGGAGGGAGCTCCTTCCGCAGAACAGGCGGCCCGGGCCCTGGCTCTGTATCGTGAAGCTGCCGCCACCGGGTATTTCCCTGCGGCCCTAAAGGCCGCGGAGCTGCTCCAGAACGGAAAGGGTGGGGAACTGGATGCGGACGAAGCCTACAGGCTGCTGCGGCGTGTGGCTGACGCTACAGGGGATCCCAAGGCCATGTATATGCTGGCTCAGGTATATTATACACGGGGGGACGAGGTTCAGGGTGATTCCCTGATGAAAGCATCCGCCCAAGCGGCCTATCTGCCGGCCATGAACCGCATGGCGCGGCTCCATCTTCTGCCGGACAGTTCACTGCCCTGGAATCCTCTTTTATCCTATTATTATTGGAACCAGGCTGGCGAAATGGGGGATGAAAAGGCGGCTTCCGCCGCTTTTTGGCTGTTGTGGGGCGGCTCAGGCATCTTTTTATTGGCGGTATTGATTATTGTTTGGCGTTTCCAGCGTTTCGCCTCCAGAAGGCTTGCGGAACAGCAGAAACAGGAACAGCGGGCCTCTGATGACGCATGA
- a CDS encoding Sec-independent protein translocase subunit TatA/TatB, with translation MLAIFGLGTPEIIAILVIVFLLFGAKKLPEFARGLGKSLGEFKKAKSEFEEELLKTEKETMSDVSASKMEVRPSPELSRPIDVEVEKTTDSKPEGK, from the coding sequence ATGTTAGCTATTTTTGGACTGGGAACACCGGAAATTATCGCCATTCTGGTGATTGTCTTCCTTCTGTTCGGCGCTAAGAAACTTCCGGAATTTGCCCGCGGACTGGGCAAGAGCCTGGGAGAATTCAAGAAAGCCAAATCTGAATTTGAGGAAGAACTGTTAAAGACGGAGAAGGAAACGATGAGTGATGTCTCCGCCTCCAAAATGGAGGTCCGGCCTTCTCCCGAGCTTTCCCGGCCCATTGATGTGGAGGTGGAGAAGACGACGGACTCCAAACCGGAAGGTAAGTAA
- a CDS encoding MBL fold metallo-hydrolase RNA specificity domain-containing protein — MKIHFCGAAGTTTGSQHLLEVNGCRILLDCGMYQGRREEAWHINKDFPYFSPAEVDAVVLSHAHIDHSGNLPNLVKQGFQGNIYSTFATRDLCQLMLADAARIQEHDCAFINKMNKRRGVHQPDVYPTYSEQDAERCMRQFVNIGYDRPIPVVPGVTLTFYDAGHILGAAQVCLDIEDREDGRKKRFLFSGDVGRGDNELLRDPVPVPDVDILLMESTYGGRFHEAPSRDDETFCRDIKEALELGGRVYIPAFAVERTQQLLYLLNRAYHEGTLPLLPVYVDSPMAVGATEIFRIHPECFNKEVYDFLFREKDPFCFEQLRLIRSVGESQELNKMNGQAIIISASGMCEAGRILHHLANNIGDPKNTVLFVGYCAEHTLGRKIMDGWKEVPILGKQYPVRARIREMDSFSGHADHGELLEYFDRTGGPKKNIILVHGEKKATQALAEALRGRQSNPVSIAQLGSAMVL; from the coding sequence ATGAAGATTCATTTTTGCGGAGCGGCGGGAACGACGACGGGATCCCAGCATTTGCTGGAGGTGAACGGATGCCGGATTCTTCTGGATTGCGGCATGTACCAGGGTCGGCGTGAGGAGGCATGGCATATCAATAAGGATTTCCCCTATTTTTCTCCGGCGGAGGTGGACGCAGTGGTTCTTTCCCACGCTCATATTGATCATTCCGGCAATCTTCCCAATTTAGTGAAGCAAGGTTTTCAGGGAAATATCTACAGTACATTTGCAACCAGAGATCTCTGCCAGCTCATGCTGGCGGACGCCGCCCGCATTCAGGAGCATGACTGCGCATTCATCAATAAGATGAACAAGCGCCGCGGTGTTCATCAGCCAGACGTTTATCCTACTTATTCCGAACAGGATGCGGAGCGGTGCATGCGCCAGTTCGTGAATATCGGATATGACCGGCCCATTCCCGTTGTTCCGGGGGTGACGCTCACGTTTTATGATGCGGGCCATATTCTGGGCGCTGCACAGGTGTGTCTGGATATTGAGGACAGGGAAGACGGGCGGAAAAAGCGTTTCCTGTTTTCCGGGGATGTGGGGAGGGGAGATAACGAATTACTGCGCGATCCCGTTCCGGTTCCGGATGTGGATATTTTGCTGATGGAGAGCACTTACGGCGGCCGTTTCCATGAGGCTCCCTCCCGTGATGACGAGACGTTCTGCCGGGATATCAAGGAGGCTCTGGAACTGGGCGGCCGCGTTTATATTCCGGCTTTTGCGGTGGAGCGCACCCAGCAGCTGCTTTATCTGCTGAACAGGGCCTACCATGAAGGCACTCTGCCCTTGCTGCCTGTATATGTGGACAGCCCCATGGCAGTAGGCGCGACGGAGATTTTCCGCATTCATCCGGAGTGTTTCAATAAGGAGGTGTACGATTTCCTGTTCCGGGAGAAGGATCCGTTTTGTTTCGAACAGTTGCGTTTGATCCGTTCCGTGGGCGAGTCCCAGGAGTTGAATAAAATGAACGGGCAGGCTATCATTATTTCCGCTTCAGGAATGTGTGAGGCTGGGCGCATTCTTCACCACTTGGCGAATAACATCGGCGATCCGAAAAATACGGTTCTTTTTGTAGGCTATTGTGCTGAACATACGCTGGGCCGCAAGATTATGGATGGGTGGAAAGAGGTTCCCATCCTGGGTAAACAATATCCTGTCCGGGCCAGAATACGGGAGATGGATTCCTTTTCCGGCCATGCGGACCATGGAGAACTGCTGGAGTATTTTGACAGGACCGGGGGGCCCAAGAAAAATATCATTCTGGTGCATGGGGAGAAGAAGGCTACCCAGGCTTTGGCGGAGGCGCTCAGGGGGCGTCAGAGCAATCCCGTTTCTATCGCACAGTTGGGAAGCGCCATGGTGCTTTAA
- a CDS encoding ion transporter, translated as MPLITRTKPGSANFGPWENIVRVLILVWFMLYTLNAIPDIHPLVGRIAVKVNYWISYFFMFEYILRVLCAKPRKAYIFSGMGILDFIVCVPFLAMFFGTDWQILYSLRIVRILAIFKLARFNETAASFKKAFYLIRDEFFLFFSVILFMLYVTSLGIYIAEHDAQPEKFRSFFDALWFAVETLSTVGYGDLVPITPMGRIFTGVIMFIAVSIIAISTGLITSAFSRVWQQENVFAHRHKRDADKVASEAGGEEEVPK; from the coding sequence ATGCCGCTGATTACCCGCACCAAGCCGGGCTCTGCCAATTTCGGCCCCTGGGAGAACATCGTCAGGGTTCTGATTCTGGTATGGTTCATGCTGTACACGTTGAATGCCATCCCGGATATTCATCCTCTGGTTGGCCGTATTGCGGTCAAGGTGAATTACTGGATCAGTTATTTCTTCATGTTTGAGTATATCCTGAGGGTGCTGTGCGCCAAGCCCCGGAAGGCTTATATTTTCAGCGGCATGGGGATTCTGGATTTTATTGTCTGCGTGCCGTTTCTGGCCATGTTTTTCGGGACGGACTGGCAGATTCTTTATTCCCTGCGGATTGTCCGCATACTGGCTATTTTCAAGTTGGCCCGGTTTAATGAAACCGCCGCCAGTTTCAAAAAAGCTTTTTACCTGATCCGGGATGAATTTTTTCTGTTCTTCTCCGTTATCCTGTTCATGCTGTACGTCACTTCCCTGGGAATCTATATTGCGGAACACGATGCCCAGCCCGAGAAATTCCGTTCCTTTTTTGACGCTCTCTGGTTTGCCGTGGAAACTTTAAGCACGGTTGGATATGGAGACCTGGTGCCTATTACTCCCATGGGGCGTATTTTTACCGGGGTAATTATGTTTATTGCCGTGTCCATCATTGCTATTTCCACAGGGCTGATCACGTCTGCTTTTTCCCGCGTATGGCAACAGGAGAATGTTTTTGCGCACCGCCATAAAAGGGACGCAGACAAGGTGGCGTCTGAGGCCGGAGGGGAGGAAGAAGTTCCCAAATAG
- a CDS encoding arsenate reductase family protein has product MSSLFIEYPKCTTCQKAKKWLDDQGISYEDRHIVEQNPTAEELRRWIEESGLPARKFFNTSGLLYKSMKLKDKLAGMSLDEQIALLASNGMLVKRPIFIANGKICVGFKADEWKAVHHS; this is encoded by the coding sequence ATGTCTTCATTATTTATTGAATATCCCAAATGCACGACCTGCCAGAAAGCAAAAAAGTGGCTTGATGACCAGGGAATTTCTTATGAGGATCGCCACATTGTGGAACAGAACCCCACGGCAGAAGAACTGCGGAGGTGGATTGAAGAGAGCGGGTTGCCAGCCAGGAAATTTTTTAATACCAGTGGACTGCTTTACAAGAGCATGAAGCTGAAAGACAAGCTTGCCGGCATGAGCCTGGATGAGCAGATAGCCCTGTTGGCTTCCAACGGCATGCTGGTTAAACGCCCCATTTTTATTGCCAACGGAAAGATATGCGTCGGTTTCAAGGCTGACGAGTGGAAGGCCGTTCATCATTCCTGA
- the def gene encoding peptide deformylase: MSHFFIHIILSAVILDILQYGHPLLREECGPVVHINRDILSFLDDMQETLAQGGIGLAAPQVGRPIQMVTINIPSTDATTTWLEVDGRPATLSQIMPLNFINPILHPFGKKVPYREGCLSITKVYADVMRRSCVRAILTMMDGRTVTVKCNGLLARCLQHEVDHLHGGLFTDLVSPGDHDKVIRRLRLTHPDAFEEDDDSYARRMKEERRAHAREARMPHPPGKTA, translated from the coding sequence ATGTCACACTTTTTTATCCATATCATCCTGTCAGCCGTGATTCTTGATATTCTTCAATACGGACATCCTCTTTTGAGAGAGGAATGCGGGCCCGTAGTTCATATCAACAGAGATATCCTTTCCTTCCTGGACGATATGCAGGAAACCCTGGCCCAGGGAGGCATAGGCCTGGCCGCGCCGCAGGTAGGCCGGCCCATTCAGATGGTCACCATCAACATCCCCTCCACAGATGCAACCACTACCTGGCTGGAAGTGGACGGACGCCCCGCTACTTTGTCCCAAATCATGCCCTTGAATTTCATCAATCCCATCCTGCATCCCTTCGGCAAAAAAGTGCCGTACCGGGAAGGCTGCCTGAGCATCACCAAAGTATATGCGGACGTAATGCGCCGTTCCTGCGTACGGGCAATTCTAACCATGATGGACGGACGGACTGTGACTGTGAAATGCAACGGACTGCTGGCGCGCTGCCTGCAGCACGAGGTAGACCACCTTCACGGAGGCCTGTTTACGGACCTGGTTTCCCCCGGCGACCATGACAAGGTAATACGAAGGCTCAGATTGACTCATCCGGACGCTTTTGAAGAAGACGACGACAGCTATGCACGTCGCATGAAAGAAGAACGCCGCGCCCATGCCCGGGAAGCCCGGATGCCGCATCCTCCCGGAAAAACAGCCTGA
- the tdh gene encoding L-threonine 3-dehydrogenase: MGGMKALVKTQAGPGLELMDVPMPEVGPNDVLIKIHKTAICGTDLHIWNWDKWAQQTIPVGMHVGHEFCGVIESVGSSVTEYKPGEIVSGEGHIVCGHCRSCRSGQKHLCPNTKGVGVNRPGCFAEYLSIPQDNVVRIHKSIPMEIASIFDPLGNAVHTALSWDLVGEDVLITGAGVIGCMAAAVCKKAGAKTVVITDINDFRLGLAKTLGADRTVNVTREKLEDVMKELEMTEGFDVCLEMSGAPSCLKDIIDNSRNGANISLLGIQPDGSSIEWNKFIWKGLKMKGIYGREIFETWHKMDSMIRSGLDIAPIITHRLPYTEFREGFEAMNSGKSGKVVLDWIV, encoded by the coding sequence ATGGGGGGCATGAAAGCTCTTGTAAAAACGCAGGCTGGCCCCGGTTTGGAATTGATGGATGTTCCTATGCCGGAAGTCGGCCCGAATGATGTTCTGATTAAAATTCATAAAACAGCCATTTGCGGCACGGACCTTCATATTTGGAATTGGGATAAATGGGCCCAGCAGACTATTCCGGTGGGGATGCATGTGGGCCATGAGTTCTGCGGCGTGATTGAGTCCGTAGGCTCTTCCGTGACGGAATACAAGCCCGGGGAGATTGTTTCCGGTGAGGGGCACATTGTCTGCGGCCATTGCCGCAGCTGCCGTTCAGGGCAGAAGCACTTGTGTCCCAACACAAAGGGAGTGGGGGTCAACAGGCCCGGCTGTTTTGCGGAGTACCTTTCCATTCCGCAGGATAACGTGGTGCGCATCCACAAGAGTATTCCGATGGAAATCGCCTCTATCTTCGACCCGCTGGGCAACGCCGTCCATACGGCTTTGTCCTGGGACCTGGTAGGCGAGGACGTCCTGATTACCGGGGCCGGAGTGATCGGCTGCATGGCCGCCGCCGTTTGCAAGAAGGCCGGAGCCAAGACGGTGGTCATTACGGATATCAATGATTTCCGCCTGGGCCTTGCCAAAACGCTGGGTGCGGACCGGACCGTGAACGTGACCCGTGAAAAGCTGGAAGACGTGATGAAGGAACTGGAAATGACGGAGGGTTTTGACGTGTGCCTGGAAATGAGCGGAGCTCCGTCTTGCCTGAAGGACATCATCGACAATTCCCGCAACGGAGCCAATATTTCCCTGCTGGGAATTCAACCCGACGGTTCCAGCATCGAATGGAATAAATTCATTTGGAAAGGGCTGAAGATGAAAGGAATTTATGGCCGTGAAATCTTTGAAACGTGGCATAAGATGGATTCCATGATCCGCAGCGGCCTGGATATAGCGCCCATCATCACGCACCGTCTGCCCTATACGGAATTCCGGGAAGGGTTTGAAGCCATGAATTCGGGAAAATCCGGCAAGGTTGTTCTGGACTGGATTGTTTGA
- a CDS encoding SDR family oxidoreductase → MKDVDFSGSTVVVTGGACGIGRAIAEACAAAGARVAVLDVKHEETASLLEELPGEGHLCVTGNAGVEEDVRSFAEKVLECFGHVDVLVNNACITRRGILSGCSFEEFNEVLRVGVSAPYLLSLLFRDHFSRGASIVNIASTRASMSQKDTESYSAAKGALTSLTHALAMSLAPFGVRVNSISPGWIDTGAFGVLSPEDGFQHPSGRVGSPEDIVKAVFFLCSSGFVNAENLVIDGGMSRMMVYHGDEGWSFHPEQADSASS, encoded by the coding sequence ATGAAGGATGTTGATTTTTCCGGCAGTACCGTGGTGGTGACGGGAGGAGCCTGCGGCATTGGCCGCGCCATTGCGGAAGCCTGCGCTGCGGCGGGAGCCCGGGTGGCGGTTTTGGATGTGAAGCATGAGGAAACGGCCTCCCTGCTGGAGGAACTGCCGGGAGAGGGGCATCTTTGCGTGACGGGCAATGCTGGCGTGGAAGAGGACGTGCGGTCTTTTGCGGAAAAGGTGTTGGAATGCTTTGGGCATGTGGATGTGCTGGTAAATAATGCGTGCATCACGCGTCGCGGCATTCTGTCCGGCTGTTCCTTTGAGGAATTCAATGAAGTTTTGCGCGTGGGAGTTTCCGCTCCCTATCTGCTAAGCCTTTTATTTCGCGACCATTTTTCCCGCGGCGCTTCCATCGTGAATATTGCTTCCACCCGCGCATCCATGTCCCAGAAGGATACGGAAAGCTATAGCGCGGCCAAGGGCGCCCTCACTTCTTTAACTCATGCTCTCGCCATGAGCCTCGCCCCTTTCGGCGTTCGTGTGAACAGCATCAGTCCTGGCTGGATTGACACGGGGGCTTTCGGCGTCCTGTCTCCGGAAGACGGTTTTCAGCACCCTTCCGGACGTGTCGGTTCGCCGGAAGATATCGTGAAGGCCGTTTTCTTTCTCTGCAGCTCCGGCTTTGTCAATGCGGAGAATCTGGTCATTGACGGCGGCATGTCCCGTATGATGGTGTACCATGGGGATGAGGGGTGGTCATTTCATCCGGAACAGGCAGACAGCGCCTCCTCCTGA